In a genomic window of Sporosarcina trichiuri:
- a CDS encoding penicillin acylase family protein encodes MGRPLKIGLWVLGVLVALAAAALIFVNIYIGKSKPVIEGTASVTILDEDVTVTRDSDGVPHIEAASDADLYRAQGYVHAQDRLFQMDLARRQASGRLAEVVGAKAVDTDKRFRTFSLRDAAEKSYDTYSVDAKQVLDWYAEGVNAFIHEVKGNGKLSYEFKLLGYEPEDWTPIDSLTIGKYMAYDLGGKWTPQAMRHWALNHYPEEKAKELFITYPENAESIMEANRANPVAVADQFDPDTLPPEFNGSNNWVVSGDKTKSGKPLLADDPHLGLSTPSVWHQIHLTSPDQNVSGVIFAGIPGIILGHNDTIAWGVTNVGPDVQDLYIEIPNPDDPTQFEYDGKWEQADVRDEPIKVKGEDDVPFEVLVTRHGPVITDIIYENEKPGAVFSMQWTALEASNELEAVMDLNKAEDWESFETALESFSAPAQNFVFASKDGTIAYKANGKIPIRKKGDAQLPVPGNSSEYGWEGYVPYDELPTLVNPPEGFIATANNEVVDEKYPYHITKFWAQPYRYERIAEVLRDRDDFTADDMMALQMDQKNLHAGEFLDRMLGSVEKMDRKGHYEGILRQMREWDQVDTAESPQPLIFHKWMMQLPKLMFAPDMPEDVYAFMHGKPQLTDQFLRNSYDGEAPSWVADYGGADRWVYDAFEKTIAGLKEDYGDNPEKWQWGDYHQLVFPHPLSGASPMLARFLDPDRQPVGGSGITVQAASFKEDGSANHGASWRFVADLNDLSKAYHIVGPGQSGHLKSEWFHDQADDWVRGDFHETVTDGSVKDGHVLTLTAN; translated from the coding sequence ATGGGCCGTCCGCTGAAGATCGGCCTATGGGTGCTTGGTGTACTTGTCGCCCTGGCAGCTGCAGCACTCATTTTTGTAAACATTTACATAGGGAAGTCCAAACCGGTCATTGAAGGGACAGCATCCGTTACCATCCTGGATGAGGATGTCACAGTGACACGGGACTCGGACGGTGTGCCGCACATCGAAGCCGCCTCGGACGCCGATCTCTACCGGGCGCAAGGGTATGTCCATGCCCAGGACCGTCTGTTCCAGATGGACCTGGCGCGCAGACAGGCGAGCGGACGGCTGGCGGAAGTCGTGGGGGCAAAAGCGGTTGATACGGATAAACGGTTCCGGACCTTCAGCCTGCGAGATGCGGCGGAAAAGTCCTACGATACGTACAGTGTCGATGCGAAACAGGTCCTGGACTGGTATGCAGAAGGGGTCAATGCATTCATCCACGAGGTGAAAGGGAACGGGAAACTGTCGTATGAGTTCAAGCTGCTCGGGTACGAACCGGAAGATTGGACACCGATCGATTCATTGACAATCGGCAAGTACATGGCGTACGATCTCGGCGGCAAGTGGACACCGCAGGCGATGCGGCACTGGGCACTCAATCACTATCCCGAGGAAAAGGCGAAGGAGCTGTTCATCACCTATCCGGAGAATGCCGAATCGATCATGGAGGCAAATCGGGCCAATCCGGTTGCGGTAGCGGACCAGTTCGACCCTGATACGCTGCCGCCTGAATTTAACGGCAGCAACAACTGGGTCGTCTCCGGCGACAAGACGAAATCAGGGAAGCCGCTGCTCGCGGATGACCCGCATCTCGGGCTCAGCACGCCGTCTGTCTGGCATCAGATCCATCTGACATCGCCGGATCAGAACGTCAGCGGTGTCATCTTCGCCGGGATTCCGGGCATCATCCTCGGACATAACGACACGATCGCCTGGGGCGTGACGAACGTCGGACCTGACGTGCAGGATCTGTATATCGAGATCCCGAACCCGGACGACCCGACCCAGTTCGAGTATGACGGGAAGTGGGAGCAGGCGGACGTGCGGGATGAACCAATCAAAGTCAAAGGGGAAGACGATGTCCCGTTCGAAGTCCTCGTGACCCGTCACGGACCGGTCATTACGGATATCATTTATGAGAATGAAAAACCGGGTGCCGTGTTCTCGATGCAATGGACGGCGCTCGAAGCGAGCAACGAACTCGAAGCTGTCATGGATCTGAACAAAGCGGAGGATTGGGAGTCATTTGAAACGGCGCTCGAATCATTCAGCGCGCCCGCACAGAACTTCGTGTTTGCATCGAAAGACGGGACGATCGCCTACAAAGCGAACGGCAAGATCCCGATCCGCAAGAAAGGCGATGCACAGCTGCCGGTGCCGGGCAACTCTTCCGAATACGGCTGGGAGGGCTACGTACCGTATGATGAACTGCCGACGCTCGTCAATCCGCCGGAAGGGTTCATTGCGACAGCGAACAATGAAGTGGTCGATGAGAAGTATCCGTATCATATAACGAAGTTCTGGGCGCAGCCGTACCGGTACGAACGGATTGCGGAAGTGCTCAGGGACCGCGATGATTTCACGGCGGACGACATGATGGCGCTGCAGATGGATCAGAAGAACCTGCATGCGGGGGAGTTTTTGGACCGGATGCTCGGCTCCGTTGAGAAGATGGACCGGAAAGGACATTACGAAGGGATTCTCCGGCAGATGAGGGAGTGGGATCAGGTCGATACCGCAGAGTCGCCGCAGCCGCTGATTTTCCATAAGTGGATGATGCAGCTGCCGAAACTCATGTTCGCGCCGGATATGCCGGAAGACGTCTATGCGTTCATGCACGGCAAGCCACAGCTGACCGATCAATTCCTCCGCAATTCATATGACGGCGAGGCGCCGTCCTGGGTGGCGGACTACGGTGGTGCTGACCGATGGGTGTACGACGCGTTTGAAAAGACGATCGCAGGTCTGAAAGAGGACTACGGGGACAATCCGGAGAAATGGCAGTGGGGCGACTATCATCAGCTGGTGTTCCCGCATCCGCTGTCCGGTGCGTCGCCGATGCTTGCACGCTTCCTGGACCCGGACCGCCAGCCGGTCGGCGGATCGGGGATCACTGTGCAGGCCGCTTCGTTCAAGGAGGATGGAAGTGCAAACCACGGCGCGTCCTGGCGCTTCGTTGCGGATCTGAATGATCTGTCCAAAGCATATCACATTGTCGGGCCGGGCCAGAGCGGCCACCTGAAGTCCGAATGGTTCCACGACCAGGCGGACGACTGGGTCCGAGGGGACTTCCATGAAACCGTTACGGACGGTTCGGTGAAAGATGGCCACGTGCTGACATTGACAGCGAATTGA
- a CDS encoding universal stress protein, with product MGKVKGRMDESILVCVYYGPNGERLIRRGSQMASALDCPLYILTVDPLPLDEMDAEKSAYVDRWRELAEELDADEFIIRDNESRPTAKVIKQVAHDRNITQIIIGQTAQSRWEEITKGSFMNVLLREITFVDFHVVSVARSIKHDVEGMFEKGLRAYLTDDGEGYRVTFNYTKNARFEGIFFKETGTDFNNGIFKFMHDGKMCQVRITDDRVERPSEVSCKLDA from the coding sequence ATGGGAAAAGTGAAAGGACGCATGGACGAGAGCATTCTTGTCTGCGTGTATTACGGACCGAACGGTGAACGTCTCATCCGGCGGGGCTCTCAGATGGCAAGCGCTCTGGACTGCCCGCTTTATATCCTGACCGTCGACCCACTTCCGCTGGATGAGATGGATGCTGAAAAATCAGCGTACGTCGACCGATGGCGTGAGCTGGCGGAAGAACTCGATGCCGATGAATTCATCATCCGGGATAACGAAAGCCGGCCGACCGCCAAAGTCATCAAACAAGTCGCACATGACCGCAATATCACCCAGATCATCATCGGCCAGACCGCCCAGAGCCGCTGGGAGGAGATCACGAAAGGGTCGTTCATGAACGTGCTTCTCCGCGAGATCACGTTCGTCGATTTCCACGTCGTCTCTGTCGCCCGCTCCATCAAGCATGACGTGGAAGGGATGTTCGAAAAAGGTCTTCGGGCTTATTTGACGGATGACGGCGAAGGATACCGCGTGACGTTCAACTATACAAAGAACGCACGGTTCGAGGGGATCTTCTTCAAGGAGACGGGAACCGATTTCAATAATGGGATCTTCAAATTCATGCACGACGGCAAGATGTGCCAGGTCCGGATTACGGATGACCGCGTGGAAAGGCCGTCGGAAGTGAGCTGTAAACTCGACGCTTGA
- a CDS encoding Na+/H+ antiporter subunit G gives MNGNETGEFVGALLILFGSIFSVISVFGLIRLPDVYTRSHAATKSSTLSVLLTLIGVFLYFLFRDNFVSVRVLLGIVFVFLTAPVAGHLIIRAAYRSNVKLADISVEDELHSVLHAEEPADRNEEK, from the coding sequence TTGAACGGAAACGAGACCGGTGAATTCGTCGGTGCCCTGCTGATCCTGTTCGGCAGCATCTTCAGCGTAATCAGCGTGTTCGGCCTCATCCGGCTGCCGGATGTCTACACCCGGTCGCACGCAGCGACGAAGAGTTCGACGCTGTCCGTGCTGCTGACGCTGATCGGCGTGTTCCTGTACTTCCTGTTCCGCGACAACTTCGTCAGCGTGCGCGTGCTGCTCGGCATCGTCTTCGTCTTCCTGACTGCGCCGGTCGCCGGCCACCTGATCATCCGCGCCGCCTACCGCTCGAACGTCAAGCTCGCCGACATCTCGGTGGAGGATGAACTGCACAGCGTGCTGCACGCGGAAGAGCCGGCGGACCGGAACGAAGAGAAGTGA
- a CDS encoding Na(+)/H(+) antiporter subunit B, whose translation MKINDVILRTVTKIIVFIILTFGVELFISGHHDPGGGFSGGLVLASALLLLYMTYDIETVHQGIPFDFKKIAGLGVFLAVAGSAVSMLFGNSFLTQGKGEVLLPIFGATEISMVLLFEAGVALTVVGVVVTVLLTISEDVK comes from the coding sequence ATGAAGATTAACGACGTCATCCTGCGCACGGTGACCAAAATCATCGTGTTCATCATCCTGACATTCGGTGTGGAGCTGTTCATCTCGGGGCACCATGACCCGGGCGGCGGATTCTCGGGCGGGCTTGTACTCGCCTCGGCCCTGCTGCTGCTCTATATGACATACGATATTGAAACGGTCCATCAGGGGATTCCGTTCGATTTCAAGAAGATCGCAGGACTCGGCGTGTTTCTGGCTGTTGCCGGAAGCGCCGTGTCCATGCTGTTCGGCAATTCGTTCCTGACCCAGGGGAAGGGGGAGGTCCTGCTTCCTATTTTCGGAGCGACGGAGATTTCCATGGTGCTGCTGTTCGAAGCGGGTGTCGCCCTGACAGTGGTCGGAGTCGTCGTCACGGTTCTTCTGACGATCAGTGAGGATGTGAAATGA
- a CDS encoding Na+/H+ antiporter subunit D, giving the protein MTNELVLPVLIPLLAAVILTFFRESLSVQRLLSFLAAAGSAAVGSHLLLRVRTEGIVRLDFGGWDPPYGISFVGDSFALLLVSAAGTVTSLILLYAFSTIGEAFEKMYVYPLMLFLLAGVNGSFLTGDIFNLFVCFEVMLLASYALLVLGGRKVQLVEAFTYITINVLASWFFLLAIAYLYGAAGTLNMAHLAVRAAESGQDPILTVIGLIFLLVFSLKAGLLLYFWLPGSYGAPPAAIAALFGALLTKVGIYAMIRLFTLVFNQAPGIIGPLIGGMAALTLIGGSIGALSSRDIRQIISYNVVIAVGFILTGLAAGSETALQGSIYYVLHDMVVKAMLFLAGGLMITLTGRTRIGEMSGLLRNYPKLGWLFFIAMLSLTGIPPFSGFIGKVLLGEGLIGAELYLLLALAFLSSLFVLYSLLRIFLNCFMGESIIGEEEQVPLKKRTLLPIAALGVLTFAIGIGADWLAPFVNDAAAVLTHPDSYVEAVLGNDAQPGR; this is encoded by the coding sequence ATGACTAACGAACTTGTACTGCCTGTGCTGATCCCGCTGCTGGCTGCGGTCATCCTCACATTTTTCAGGGAGTCGCTTTCCGTTCAGCGGCTGCTCAGTTTCCTTGCTGCCGCCGGTTCTGCCGCTGTGGGGAGCCACCTGCTGCTCCGCGTCCGGACGGAAGGCATCGTGCGGCTCGATTTCGGCGGATGGGATCCGCCGTACGGCATCTCGTTCGTCGGCGATTCGTTCGCGCTGCTGCTCGTCTCGGCAGCCGGCACGGTCACGAGCCTGATCCTGCTGTACGCCTTCTCGACGATCGGGGAAGCGTTCGAGAAGATGTATGTATACCCGCTCATGCTGTTCCTGCTGGCCGGGGTGAACGGTTCGTTCCTGACAGGGGATATCTTCAATCTGTTCGTCTGTTTCGAAGTGATGCTGCTGGCTTCATATGCGCTGCTTGTGCTCGGTGGCCGGAAAGTGCAGCTGGTCGAGGCGTTTACATACATTACGATCAATGTCCTGGCGTCCTGGTTCTTCCTGCTCGCCATCGCTTATTTGTACGGGGCGGCCGGCACGCTCAACATGGCACATCTCGCTGTCCGGGCCGCTGAAAGCGGGCAGGATCCGATTCTGACGGTCATCGGCCTGATCTTCCTCCTCGTCTTCAGCCTCAAGGCGGGCCTGCTGCTCTACTTCTGGCTTCCAGGTTCCTATGGCGCACCGCCTGCAGCCATCGCTGCACTGTTCGGTGCGCTGCTGACGAAGGTCGGGATCTATGCGATGATCCGGCTGTTCACGCTTGTCTTCAATCAGGCGCCGGGAATCATAGGTCCTCTGATCGGCGGTATGGCGGCCCTGACGCTGATCGGCGGCAGCATCGGTGCGCTGTCATCGCGGGATATCCGGCAGATCATCTCCTATAATGTCGTCATTGCCGTCGGATTCATCCTCACCGGGCTTGCCGCGGGCAGTGAAACTGCGCTGCAGGGGTCAATCTACTATGTGCTCCATGACATGGTCGTCAAGGCGATGCTGTTCCTTGCGGGCGGTCTGATGATCACGCTGACGGGCAGGACGCGGATCGGGGAGATGAGCGGGCTGCTGCGGAACTATCCGAAACTCGGCTGGCTGTTTTTCATCGCCATGCTATCGCTGACCGGCATCCCGCCGTTCAGCGGGTTCATCGGCAAAGTGCTGCTCGGAGAGGGGCTGATCGGCGCGGAGCTCTACCTGCTGCTGGCGCTCGCTTTCCTGTCGAGCCTGTTCGTGCTGTACTCGCTCCTGCGCATCTTCCTGAACTGTTTCATGGGTGAATCGATCATCGGGGAAGAGGAACAGGTCCCGCTGAAAAAGCGGACACTGCTGCCGATCGCAGCCCTCGGCGTCCTGACGTTCGCGATCGGCATCGGAGCGGACTGGCTTGCGCCGTTCGTCAATGATGCGGCCGCTGTGCTGACGCATCCCGACAGTTACGTCGAAGCCGTGCTGGGAAACGATGCGCAGCCGGGCCGGTAG
- a CDS encoding Na+/H+ antiporter subunit E: MPAQLLLNLFIAFLWMLLIDEDELRLSTFAAGFLVGIGILFFMHRFFGTRFYLRRVYAAVKLLFIFISELVQSSAIVLRQILSPRLKIEPGVFKYETVLRSDVEITMLSMLLTLTPGSVVMEVTPGSEALYIHAMDVQESRDGLIKQLRNFEKAIMEVTR; encoded by the coding sequence ATGCCTGCGCAACTGCTGCTCAACCTGTTCATCGCATTCCTGTGGATGCTGCTGATCGATGAAGACGAACTGCGGCTTTCGACATTTGCTGCCGGATTCCTCGTCGGGATCGGCATCCTGTTCTTCATGCACCGCTTTTTCGGCACGCGCTTCTATTTGCGCCGTGTGTATGCGGCAGTCAAGCTGCTGTTCATCTTCATATCGGAACTGGTGCAGTCGAGCGCCATCGTGCTCCGGCAGATCCTGAGCCCCCGGCTGAAGATCGAACCGGGCGTCTTCAAATATGAAACGGTGCTCCGGAGTGACGTGGAGATCACGATGCTCTCCATGCTGCTGACGCTCACCCCGGGCTCGGTCGTGATGGAAGTCACGCCCGGCAGTGAAGCCCTCTACATCCATGCGATGGACGTCCAGGAATCACGTGACGGGCTCATCAAGCAGCTCAGGAATTTCGAAAAAGCGATTATGGAGGTGACCCGCTGA
- a CDS encoding Na(+)/H(+) antiporter subunit F1: MIAGMLAVSVVLFAVTIAIALLRMILGPSMPDRVIAMDVIGVNLLALIGVVSVLYGTKAYLEVILILGILSFISTIAFSKYIERGVIIERKRDR, from the coding sequence ATGATTGCTGGAATGCTCGCTGTATCCGTCGTCCTGTTCGCCGTCACGATTGCAATCGCTCTGCTGCGCATGATCCTAGGCCCATCCATGCCCGACCGTGTCATCGCCATGGATGTGATCGGCGTCAACCTGTTGGCGCTGATCGGTGTAGTATCCGTGCTGTACGGAACGAAAGCGTACTTGGAAGTGATCCTGATCCTCGGCATCCTGTCGTTCATCAGCACGATCGCCTTTTCGAAATATATCGAGAGGGGGGTCATCATTGAACGGAAACGAGACCGGTGA
- a CDS encoding Na+/H+ antiporter subunit A, whose protein sequence is MIIPLLILLPFAASLFVPSLYTYVHSRKIGWAVLPVPLVLFIILCLQIPNVAAGETGYHTIRWLTSAGIHFTTHLDGLSMIFGLLITGMGTLVVIYSTYYLSEREALGRFYMYLLLFMGSMLGVVFSDNILVLYVFWELTSVSSFLLIAFWHQRRRSREGAQKAMLITVTGGIGMLVGFLMLHSMTGTYSIHEMIGMAGDLPSHDLFIPSMLLVLLGAFTKSAQFPFHIWLPDAMEAPTPVSAYLHSATMVKAGIYVVARFIPLFGGSELWFYLVTFTGLLTLLWGSFNAVRQYDLKALLAYSTVSQLGLIMSLLGMGSAVMLDLPGADLSLFAAAAFAGLFHLINHSTFKGALFMIIGIVDHELGTRDIRRLGGLAVFMPVTFTIALAGSFSMAGLPPFNGFLSKEMFLEASLAVQQLSLPGIHVWVPVVAWLASVLTFVYCLIIVFQTFFGRQQQSPAWVDRGAHDPQPGMLAAPGILGLLILGLFFIPNILGKWILRPAMDAIYPAYSGIPELVPHIRAWHGFSPVLWMTLGIITAGVFLYVFLRKWRVLYTVPPFSWKIDNMYSLLLVQLESHSHHLTKRYMTGHLHRYFLYIFSFFIGMMLVALAFIWRQAFDLSNDSLVNVNEYLLTAVMMAAAISILFVRSRLIAILLNGVLGFTVAFLFVVLSAPDLALTQIVVETVTTVLFLLTFRFMPDWTKERTSRKVKAGNAVIAVMTGLIVIVTALAVQGNRLAAPISKFFEDTEEMRGGGNIVNAILGDFRAFDTMLEIVVLFIGGLGVYVLIKLKSRKGDGPHED, encoded by the coding sequence TTGATCATTCCGCTGCTCATCCTGCTGCCGTTTGCAGCGTCCTTATTTGTCCCTTCACTGTATACATACGTACATAGCAGAAAAATCGGATGGGCCGTGCTGCCTGTCCCGCTCGTTCTGTTCATCATCCTCTGCCTGCAGATCCCGAATGTGGCTGCAGGGGAGACCGGCTACCATACGATCCGGTGGCTGACCAGCGCCGGCATCCATTTCACCACCCATCTCGACGGGCTCAGTATGATTTTCGGCCTGCTGATCACCGGTATGGGGACACTGGTCGTCATCTATTCGACGTACTACCTGTCCGAGCGCGAGGCACTCGGACGGTTCTATATGTATCTGCTTCTCTTCATGGGATCGATGCTCGGCGTCGTGTTCTCCGATAATATCCTGGTCCTCTATGTGTTCTGGGAACTGACGAGTGTTTCGTCATTCCTGCTGATCGCGTTCTGGCATCAGCGCAGACGGTCGCGTGAAGGTGCGCAGAAGGCGATGCTGATCACTGTCACAGGCGGTATCGGGATGCTCGTCGGGTTCCTCATGCTGCATTCGATGACGGGGACATACAGCATCCATGAGATGATCGGCATGGCGGGGGATCTGCCGTCGCATGATCTGTTCATACCGTCGATGCTGCTGGTCCTGCTGGGCGCTTTTACGAAATCCGCCCAATTCCCGTTCCATATATGGCTTCCAGATGCGATGGAAGCACCGACGCCGGTCAGTGCATATCTGCATTCTGCGACGATGGTGAAGGCGGGCATCTATGTGGTGGCGCGCTTCATCCCGCTGTTTGGCGGAAGTGAGCTATGGTTTTATCTGGTGACATTCACAGGTCTGCTGACGCTTCTATGGGGTTCGTTCAACGCGGTGAGGCAGTACGACCTGAAAGCGCTGCTCGCCTATTCGACCGTGAGCCAGCTCGGATTGATCATGAGCCTGCTCGGGATGGGGTCTGCCGTAATGTTGGACTTACCGGGAGCTGATCTCAGCCTCTTCGCAGCTGCAGCATTTGCTGGACTTTTCCATCTCATCAACCATTCCACGTTCAAAGGCGCCCTGTTCATGATCATCGGAATCGTCGACCATGAGCTCGGTACGCGGGATATCCGCCGGCTCGGAGGTCTTGCGGTTTTCATGCCGGTGACCTTTACGATCGCGCTGGCGGGCAGCTTCTCAATGGCAGGGCTGCCGCCGTTCAACGGCTTCCTCAGCAAAGAGATGTTTCTCGAAGCCAGCCTTGCTGTCCAGCAGCTGTCTCTTCCTGGAATCCATGTCTGGGTGCCGGTTGTGGCATGGCTTGCGAGTGTCCTGACGTTCGTCTACTGCCTGATCATCGTGTTCCAGACATTCTTCGGCCGGCAGCAGCAGTCCCCCGCATGGGTGGACCGCGGCGCGCATGATCCGCAGCCGGGAATGCTCGCTGCTCCGGGCATCCTCGGACTGCTGATCCTCGGGCTGTTCTTCATCCCGAATATCCTTGGTAAATGGATCCTCCGGCCGGCGATGGACGCGATCTATCCGGCATACAGCGGAATACCGGAGCTGGTGCCTCATATACGGGCATGGCACGGGTTCAGTCCGGTGCTCTGGATGACGCTCGGCATCATCACGGCCGGCGTCTTCCTCTATGTGTTCCTCCGTAAGTGGCGGGTCCTTTATACTGTCCCGCCATTCAGCTGGAAGATCGACAACATGTATTCACTGCTGCTCGTGCAGCTGGAAAGCCATTCGCATCATCTGACGAAACGGTACATGACGGGGCATCTGCACCGGTACTTTCTGTATATCTTCTCGTTCTTCATCGGCATGATGCTGGTTGCGCTGGCCTTCATCTGGCGGCAGGCATTCGATCTGTCGAATGATTCGCTCGTCAACGTGAACGAGTACTTGCTGACCGCTGTCATGATGGCGGCGGCGATCTCGATCCTGTTTGTCAGATCCAGACTGATCGCCATCCTGCTGAATGGGGTGCTCGGCTTCACGGTCGCATTCCTGTTCGTCGTCCTGAGTGCACCGGATCTCGCGCTTACACAGATTGTCGTTGAGACGGTGACGACGGTGCTGTTCCTGCTGACGTTCCGTTTCATGCCTGACTGGACGAAGGAACGGACGTCACGGAAAGTGAAGGCGGGAAATGCGGTGATTGCCGTCATGACAGGCCTTATCGTGATCGTCACGGCTCTCGCGGTGCAGGGGAACCGGCTGGCGGCGCCCATTTCAAAGTTTTTCGAAGACACGGAGGAGATGCGGGGGGGCGGCAATATTGTGAATGCCATCCTCGGGGACTTCCGTGCGTTCGATACGATGCTTGAGATCGTCGTGCTGTTCATCGGCGGTCTCGGTGTCTATGTGCTTATCAAACTGAAGAGCCGGAAGGGGGACGGCCCGCATGAAGATTAA
- a CDS encoding Na(+)/H(+) antiporter subunit C, producing the protein METLLTVLVGVLVMVAVYLLLSRNLLRIILGSAVLSHAIHLLLLTMGGLKKGEAPLVSEDGSAYADALPQALILTAIVISFAVTAFLLVLAYRIYRETGSDNLDGARRSLDD; encoded by the coding sequence ATGGAAACGTTACTGACAGTTCTGGTAGGTGTCCTGGTCATGGTGGCGGTCTATTTGCTGCTGTCCCGGAATCTGCTGCGCATCATCCTTGGATCGGCCGTCCTGTCCCATGCCATCCATCTCCTGCTCCTGACGATGGGCGGCCTGAAGAAGGGGGAGGCGCCGCTCGTCTCGGAGGATGGCTCCGCCTACGCGGATGCCCTGCCGCAGGCGCTCATCCTGACGGCGATCGTCATCAGTTTTGCCGTCACTGCATTCCTTCTGGTCCTCGCCTACCGTATCTACCGGGAGACTGGATCGGACAATCTGGACGGCGCAAGGAGGAGTCTCGATGACTAA